In the Hordeum vulgare subsp. vulgare chromosome 7H, MorexV3_pseudomolecules_assembly, whole genome shotgun sequence genome, one interval contains:
- the LOC123408977 gene encoding tyrosine-sulfated glycopeptide receptor 1-like: MQPLSSSCRSSRYTTRSSVPFAGFVAAALLLSFASPASSCTEQERGALLGFLGRLVPGGSGGLNASWVNGTDCCQWDGVLCSGDGTVTDVLVASRGLRGVIWPSLGDLAGLKRLNLSHNWLEGSLPTELVFSRSIIVLDVSFNRLNGHLQELQSSDTGLPLQVLNISSNLFHGQFPSTTWGAMKNLVALNASNNTFTGQIPSSICTNSPLFDMLDLCFNQFSGSIPPGLGSCTMLKVLKVGHNSLTGALPAELFNATSLEQLSLPNNFLQGVLDGSHIAKLSSLTVLNLGSTGLTGKIPDSVGQLRRLEQLYLDNNNMSGELPSALGNCSSLRYITIRNNSFTGELGKVNFTMLDLRTADFSLNNFTGTIPESIYSCTNLVALRLAFNKFYGQFSPSIGNLRSLSFLSVTGNSFTNITNALQMLKSCKNLTSLLIGTNFKGETIPQDERIDGFEKLQVLTIDDCSLVGQIPLWISKLEKLEMLDLSLNQLTGPIPSWIDGLGFLFFLDISSNKLTGNIPAALTKLPMLLSEKNAARLDPKFLELPVFWTPLRQYRMVSAFPNKLCLDNNNFTGAIPPEIGQLKMLDILNLSSNSLTGEIPQEICNLTNLQMLDLSNNQLTGTIPSALNGLHFLSRFDVSNNKLEGEVPSGGQFDSFSNSSYIGNPKLCGPMINSGCNSRPSSASPRRWNKKNTTAVGLGVFFGGLAILFLLGRLLMALRRTNSVHQNKGSSNGDIEASSFTSASDDLCNVMKGSILVMVPQGKGESDKITFHDILKATNNFDQQNIIGCGGNGLVYKAELPNGPKLAIKKLNGEMCLMEREFTAEVDALTVAKHDNLVPLWGYYIQGNSRLLIYSYMENGSLDDWLHNRDNGNSLLDWPTRLEIAQGASRGLSYIHNICKPHIVHRDIKSSNILLDREFKAYVADFGLARLIRPYDTHVTTELVGTLGYIPPEYGHAWVATLRGDIYSFGVVLLELLTGKRPVEVLSKSKELVQWVREMISQGKHTEVLDPALREQGHEEQMLKVLDVACKCINHNPCLRPSIQEVVSCLDNADVNLQVEM, translated from the coding sequence ATGCAGCCGCTCAGTTCATCATGCCGTAGCAGCAGATACACCACCAGATCATCCGTGCCGTTCGCTGGTTTTGTGGCTGCGGCTCTTCTGCTCTCCTTCGCCTCCCCGGCCAGCTCCTGCACGGAGCAGGAGAGGGGCGCCCTCCTCGGCTTCCTGGGCAGGCTCGTGCCGGGCGGCAGCGGCGGTCTCAACGCGTCGTGGGTGAACGGCACGGACTGCTGCCAATGGGATGGCGTCCTCTGCAGCGGCGACGGCACGGTCACGGACGTCTTGGTGGCTTCCAGAGGTCTCAGAGGGGTCATCTGGCCATCCCTCGGCGATCTTGCTGGCCTCAAGCGTCTCAACCTGTCCCATAATTGGCTTGAAGGCAGCCTACCGACGGAATTGGTGTTCTCCAGAAGCATTATTGTCCTCGACGTCAGCTTCAACCGCCTCAATGGTCATCTGCAGGAGTTGCAATCCTCAGATACTGGCCTTCCTCTCCAGGTGCTCAATATCTCAAGCAACTTATTTCATGGACAGTTTCCATCAACAACATGGGGGGCCATGAAGAATCTGGTTGCTCTTAATGCGAGCAACAACACCTTCACAGGACAAATACCATCTTCTATCTGCACCAATTCCCCCTTATTTGACATGCTTGACCTTTGTTTCAACCAGTTCAGTGGCAGTATTCCCCCGGGGCTTGGCAGTTGCACCATGCTGAAAGTGCTCAAGGTTGGACACAATAGCCTCACCGGAGCTCTCCCCGCTGAACTCTTCAATGCTACCTCACTGGAGCAGCTCTCCTTACCCAACAATTTCTTGCAAGGAGTTCTTGATGGCTCCCACATAGCAAAACTAAGCAGTCTGACTGTCCTTAATCTTGGATCGACTGGTCTCACTGGCAAGATTCCAGATTCTGTCGGCCAGCTAAGAAGATTGGAGCAACTCTACTTGGACAACAATAATATGTCTGGTGAGCTGCCATCGGCCCTAGGTAACTGCTCAAGTCTCAGATACATTACCATCAGAAACAACAGTTTTACCGGGGAACTTGGCAAAGTCAACTTCACCATGTTGGATCTGAGGACAGCTGATTTTTCATTGAACAACTTCACTGGTACAATTCCTGAAAGTATCTACTCATGCACCAACCTAGTTGCATTACGGCTggctttcaataaattttatggCCAGTTCTCACCAAGCATTGGAAATCTCaggtccctctccttcctttcagTCACCGGCAACTCTTTTACAAATATCACAAATGCACTTCAGATGCTCAAGAGCTGCAAGAATCTCACCTCCCTGCTTATTGGAACCAACTTCAAGGGTGAAACCATACCACAGGATGAAAGAATTGATGGTTTTGAGAAGCTTCAGGTACTCACCATAGATGATTGCTCATTGGTTGGGCAAATCCCTCTTTGGATATCAAAGCTTGAAAAATTGGAGATGCTAGACCTATCACTGAATCAACTCACTGGACCGATACCATCCTGGATTGATGGGTTgggcttcctattctttctagataTATCAAGTAACAAGCTTACAGGCAATATACCAGCTGCATTGACAAAGTTGCCGATGCTGCTGTCTGAGAAAAATGCTGCCAGGTTGGACCCAAAGTTCCTTGAGCTGCCTGTATTTTGGACGCCATTACGTCAATACCGGATGGTCAGTGCTTTTCCCAACAAACTGTGTCTGGACAACAATAATTTCACCGGTGCAATCCCTCCTGAGATTGGACAGCTGAAAATGCTCGACATCCTCAATTTAAGCTCCAACAGCTTAACTGGTGAAATACCACAAGAAATCTGCAACCTCACAAACCTGCAAATGCTTGATCTGTCGAACAACCAGCTCACAGGTACAATACCATCTGCACTGAATGGTCTGCACTTCCTTTCTAGATTTGATGTTTCTAACAACAAGCTAGAAGGGGAAGTTCCAAGTGGAGGACAGTTTGATTCTTTTTCAAATTCTAGCTACATTGGGAATCCAAAGCTATGCGGCCCTATGATCAACAGTGGCTGCAACTCAAGACCATCTTCAGCGTCCCCGAGACGGTGGAACAAGAAGAACACTACTGCTGTTGGATTAGGTGTGTTCTTTGGAGGGCTTGCCATTCTGTTCTTGCTGGGACGTCTGCTTATGGCCCTCAGAAGAACAAACTCTGTCCACCAAAACAAGGGTAGCAGCAATGGCGACATAGAGGCAAGTTCATTTACTTCTGCGTCAGATGACTTGTGCAATGTGATGAAAGGAAGCATTTTGGTGATGGTACCTCAAGGCAAGGGAGAATCAGACAAAATCACCTTCCATGATATCTTAAAGGCCACAAATAATTTTGACCAGCAGAACATTATCGGATGCGGAGGTAATGGTCTAGTTTACAAGGCGGAGCTGCCAAATGGACCCAAGCTTGCCATCAAGAAGCTCAACGGTGAAATGTGTCTGATGGAAAGAGAATTCACTGCAGAGGTTGACGCACTCACCGTGGCGAAACATGACAATCTTGTGCCTCTATGGGGCTACTACATCCAGGGAAACTCGAGGCTCCTCATATATTCTTACATGGAGAATGGTAGCCTGGATGATTGGCTTCACAACAGGGACAATGGCAACTCATTGCTTGACTGGCCAACAAGGCTAGAGATTGCACAAGGAGCAAGCCGGGGCCTTTCTTACATCCACAATATCTGCAAGCCTCACATTGTACATCGTGATATCAAGTCAAGCAACATCCTTCTTGACAGAGAATTCAAAGCTTATGTTGCAGATTTCGGGCTTGCCAGATTGATCCGTCCCTATGATACACATGTCACAACTGagctagtgggcactctgggatataTTCctcccgagtacggacatgcatgGGTGGCCACACTGAGGGGAGACATATACAGTTTTGGAGTGGTGTTGCTTGAGCTGCTCACAGGGAAAAGGCCCGTCGAGGTCCTGTCCAAGTCGAAGGAACTTGTTCAATGGGTACGGGAGATGATATCCCAGGGAAAGCATACTGAGGTCTTGGATCCAGCGCTGAGAGAACAAGGGCATGAAGAGCAAATGCTGAAGGTGCTTGACGTTGCTTGCAAGTGCATCAACCATAATCCTTGCCTGAGGCCAAGCATCCAAGAGGTGGTATCCTGCCTGGACAATGCAGATGTGAACCTGCAGGTGGAAATGTAG